From the Prunus dulcis chromosome 4, ALMONDv2, whole genome shotgun sequence genome, one window contains:
- the LOC117624748 gene encoding pollen-specific leucine-rich repeat extensin-like protein 1 isoform X4, translated as MQGSGCFLVFFLFFSSFSSFSSALTNAEASSIARRQLLALPEGGDFPDHYEFEVELNLNFPNTRLRRAYIALQAWKKAIYSDPLKTTENWVGANVCSYTGVFCAKALDDPELEVVAGIDLNHADIAGYLPVELGLLTDIALFHINSNRFCGIIPKSFSRLTLLHEFDVSNNRFVGSFPEVVLHIPNLKYLDLRFNNFEGKLPPELFNKKLDGLFLNDNRFTSTIPDTLGNSPVSVLVVANNDLEGCIPNSIGKMVNTLNEIILSNNKFAGCLPPEIGYLSKVTVFDISSNTFSGILSKTFKGLEKLEEVDISHNMLTGFVPESICTLPNLVNFTFSDNFFNGETQECVPSSRKNVVFDDISNCLPDRPQQKLAKECQVVVSKPVDCGKAKCGGGQGGGQGPSKPSQPPVEKPKTPKPEQPKQQPPPQPKQQPPKPSPESVPTPSTPKPQPPKEEPPKKEQPPKEEPPKEQPPKEEPPKEQPPKEEPPKEQPPKEEPPKEQPPKEEPPKEEPPKEEPPKEEPPKEQPQKEEPHKEQPPKEEPPKEEPPKEEPPKEEQPKEQPPKEERPKEQPPKEEPPKEEPPKEEPPKEEPPKEEPPKEELPKEQPPKEEPPKEQPPKEEPPKEQPPKEEPPKEAPPKEEPPKEQPLKEEPPKETLTPEPSPEPVASPPEIVEEGPPPPEPTTTSPRVPVHPPPPAPVTMPPSPEPTGQSPVFPIHPPPPPVHSLPPLVNSPLPPVQSPPPPVHSPPPPVHSPPPAHSPPPPVHYPPPPVHSPPPPVHSPPPPVNSPPPPVHSPPPPAPVNSPPPPIHSPPPPAPVHSPPPPVQSPPPPTPVHSPPPPIQSPPPPAPIHSPPPPVHSPPPPVQSPPPPTPIHSPPPPIHSPPPPIHSPPPPVHSPPPPVQSPPPPAPVHSPPPPVYSPPPPVQSPPPPAPVHSPPPPVHSPPPPVHSPPPPVHSPPPPIQSPPPPAPVYSPPPPVQSPPPPTQSPPPPENSPPPPSPSPSPPPLVVSSPPPVDDFVLPPTFGSQYSSPPPPMFQGY; from the exons ATGCAGGGCTCTGGCTGCTTCctagttttctttcttttcttttcttcattctcttccttctcctcTGCTCTAACCAATGCCGAAGCGTCCTCTATTGCACGTAGACAGCTGTTAGCCCTCCCTGAAGGCGGTGACTTTCCTGATCATTATGAATTTGAGGTTGAGTTGAACCTGAACTTTCCCAACACCAGGCTTAGACGTGCATACATTGCACTTCAAGCATGGAAAAAGGCCATATACTCAGACCCTCTTAAAACAACAGAGAACTGGGTTGGTGCTAATGTCTGCTCTTATACCGGAGTGTTCTGTGCAAAAGCTCTTGATGACCCAGAATTAGAGGTTGTGGCTGGCATTGATCTCAACCATGCCGACATTGCAGGATACCTTCCTGTTGAATTAGGCCTGTTGACCGACATCGCCTTGTTCCACATAAACTCCAACAGGTTCTGTGGTATCATCCCCAAGAGCTTCTCTAGGCTAACTCTTCTCCATGAGTTCGATGTTAGCAACAACCGATTCGTGGGATCGTTCCCAGAAGTTGTCCTGCATATTCCAAACCTCAAGTATCTTGACCTCAGGTTTAATAATTTTGAGGGGAAATTGCCTCCTGAGCTCTTCAACAAGAAATTGGATGGCCTGTTCTTGAACGACAACAGGTTCACATCCACCATTCCTGACACGCTTGGTAACTCCCCTGTCTCAGTTCTTGTGGTCGCCAACAATGATCTTGAGGGCTGCATCCCTAACAGCATTGGAAAGATGGTAAACACTTTGAACGAGATCATCTTGTCCAACAACAAGTTTGCTGGGTGTTTGCCTCCTGAAATCGGATATCTCTCAAAGGTGACTGTGTTTGATATTAGTTCAAACACATTCAGTGGGATCTTGTCCAAAACTTTCAAAGGCCTAGAGAAGTTGGAAGAGGTGGATATTTCACACAACATGCTAACTGGGTTTGTTCCTGAGAGTATATGCACATTGCCAAACTTAGTGAACTTCACATTCTCTGATAACTTCTTCAATGGTGAGACCCAAGAATGTGTACCGTCTTCTCGGAAGAACGTTGTGTTTGATGACATAAGCAACTGCTTACCAGATAGGCCTCAACAAAAGTTAGCAAAAGAATGTCAAGTTGTTGTTAGCAAACCAGTGGATTGCGGTAAGGCAAAGTGTGGAGGTGGACAAGGAGGTGGACAAGGACCATCAAAACCATCTCAGCCTCCAGTTGAGAAGCCAAAGACACCAAAGCCAGAACAACCTAAACAACAACCTCCTCCACAACCTAAGCAACAACCACCAAAACCATCACCGGAATCGGTTCCAACACCTTCTACACCCAAACCACAACCCCCTAAAGAAGAACCTCCCAAGAAGGAACAACCCCCCAAAGAGGAGCCACCAAAGGAACAACCTCCAAAAGAGGAGCCACCCAAGGAACAACCTCCCAAGGAGGAGCCACCCAAGGAACAACCTCCCAAGGAGGAGCCACCAAAAGAACAACCACCCAAGGAGGAGCCACCAAAGGAGGAACCACCCAAGGAAGAGCCACCAAAGGAAGAACCACCCAAAGAGCAGCCACAAAAGGAAGAACCTCACAAAGAGCAGCCACCAAAGGAAGAGCCACCAAAGGAAGAACCACCCAAGGAGGAGCCACCAAAGGAAGAACAACCCAAAGAGCAACCACCAAAGGAAGAACGTCCTAAGGAGCAGCCACCAAAAGAAGAACCACCCAAGGAGGAGCCACCAAAGGAAGAACCTCCCAAAGAGGAGCCACCAAAGGAAGAACCTCCCAAGGAGGAGCTACCCAAAGAACAGCCTCCTAAAGAGGAACCACCCAAAGAACAGCCTCCTAAGGAGGAGCCACCCAAGGAGCAACCTCCCAAAGAAGAGCCACCAAAGGAAGCACCTCCCAAAGAGGAGCCACCCAAAGAACAGCCTCTCAAAGAGGAACCACCTAAAGAAACTCTCACACCAGAACCATCTCCAGAACCAGTTGCTAGCCCCCCTGAAATAGTTGAAGAAGGACCACCACCACCTGAGCCTACCACTACAAGTCCTAGGGTTCCAgttcatcctcctcctccagcACCTGTAACAATGCCACCATCGCCTGAACCCACAGGGCAAAGTCCTGTATTTCCAATCcaccctcctcctccaccagTTCACTCTCTTCCACCACTAGTCAACTCACCCCTTCCACCAGTGCAATCACCTCCTCCACCAGTCCattctccaccaccacctgtCCACTCTCCACCACCAGCTCATTCTCCACCACCCCCAGTCCATTATCCTCCACCTCCAGTCCACTCTCCCCCACCACCGGTTCACTCTCCTCCACCCCCAGTCAACTCTCCTCCGCCCCCGG TCCactctcctccaccaccagCACCAGTCAACTCTCCTCCGCCCCCGATCCactctcctccaccaccagCACCAGTCCACTCTCCACCACCCCCGGTCCAATCACCCCCACCACCAACACCAGTCCACTCTCCTCCACCTCCGATCCAATCACCTCCACCACCAGCACCAATCCACTCTCCACCACCACCGGTCCACTCTCCTCCACCCCCGGTCCAATCACCCCCACCACCAACACCAATCCactctcctccaccaccaaTCCACTCTCCACCACCACCGATCCACTCTCCTCCACCACCGGTCCACTCTCCACCACCCCCGGTCCAATCACCCCCACCACCAGCACCAGTCCACTCTCCACCACCACCGGTCTACTCTCCTCCACCCCCGGTCCAATCACCCCCACCACCAGCACCAGTCCACTCTCCACCACCACCGGTCCACTCTCCTCCACCACCGGTCCACTCTCCTCCACCACCTGTCCATTCTCCACCACCCCCGATCCAATCACCCCCACCACCAGCACCAGTCTACTCGCCGCCACCTCCAGTccaatcaccaccaccacctacCCAGTCTCCACCGCCTCCAGAAAACTCTCCTCCCCcaccttctccttctccttcaccTCCTCCTCTCGTTGTCTCATCACCCCCTCCAGTAGATGACTTTGTCCTGCCACCAACCTTCGGCTCCCAATACTCATCTCCACCTCCACCAATGTTCCAGGGCTACTAA
- the LOC117624748 gene encoding pollen-specific leucine-rich repeat extensin-like protein 1 isoform X2 has protein sequence MQGSGCFLVFFLFFSSFSSFSSALTNAEASSIARRQLLALPEGGDFPDHYEFEVELNLNFPNTRLRRAYIALQAWKKAIYSDPLKTTENWVGANVCSYTGVFCAKALDDPELEVVAGIDLNHADIAGYLPVELGLLTDIALFHINSNRFCGIIPKSFSRLTLLHEFDVSNNRFVGSFPEVVLHIPNLKYLDLRFNNFEGKLPPELFNKKLDGLFLNDNRFTSTIPDTLGNSPVSVLVVANNDLEGCIPNSIGKMVNTLNEIILSNNKFAGCLPPEIGYLSKVTVFDISSNTFSGILSKTFKGLEKLEEVDISHNMLTGFVPESICTLPNLVNFTFSDNFFNGETQECVPSSRKNVVFDDISNCLPDRPQQKLAKECQVVVSKPVDCGKAKCGGGQGGGQGPSKPSQPPVEKPKTPKPEQPKQQPPPQPKQQPPKPSPESVPTPSTPKPQPPKEEPPKKEQPPKEEPPKEQPPKEEPPKEQPPKEEPPKEQPPKEEPPKEQPPKEEPPKEEPPKEEPPKEEPPKEQPQKEEPHKEQPPKEEPPKEEPPKEEPPKEEQPKEQPPKEERPKEQPPKEEPPKEEPPKEEPPKEEPPKEEPPKEELPKEQPPKEEPPKEQPPKEEPPKEQPPKEEPPKEAPPKEEPPKEQPLKEEPPKETLTPEPSPEPVASPPEIVEEGPPPPEPTTTSPRVPVHPPPPAPVTMPPSPEPTGQSPVFPIHPPPPPVHSLPPLVNSPLPPVQSPPPPVHSPPPPVHSPPPAHSPPPPVHYPPPPVHSPPPPVHSPPPPVNSPPPPVHSPPPPVHSPPPPVNSPPPPVHSPPPPVNSPPPPIHSPPPPAPVHSPPPPVQSPPPPTPVHSPPPPIQSPPPPAPIHSPPPPVHSPPPPVQSPPPPTPIHSPPPPIHSPPPPIHSPPPPVHSPPPPVQSPPPPAPVHSPPPPVYSPPPPVQSPPPPAPVHSPPPPVHSPPPPVHSPPPPVHSPPPPIQSPPPPAPVYSPPPPVQSPPPPTQSPPPPENSPPPPSPSPSPPPLVVSSPPPVDDFVLPPTFGSQYSSPPPPMFQGY, from the exons ATGCAGGGCTCTGGCTGCTTCctagttttctttcttttcttttcttcattctcttccttctcctcTGCTCTAACCAATGCCGAAGCGTCCTCTATTGCACGTAGACAGCTGTTAGCCCTCCCTGAAGGCGGTGACTTTCCTGATCATTATGAATTTGAGGTTGAGTTGAACCTGAACTTTCCCAACACCAGGCTTAGACGTGCATACATTGCACTTCAAGCATGGAAAAAGGCCATATACTCAGACCCTCTTAAAACAACAGAGAACTGGGTTGGTGCTAATGTCTGCTCTTATACCGGAGTGTTCTGTGCAAAAGCTCTTGATGACCCAGAATTAGAGGTTGTGGCTGGCATTGATCTCAACCATGCCGACATTGCAGGATACCTTCCTGTTGAATTAGGCCTGTTGACCGACATCGCCTTGTTCCACATAAACTCCAACAGGTTCTGTGGTATCATCCCCAAGAGCTTCTCTAGGCTAACTCTTCTCCATGAGTTCGATGTTAGCAACAACCGATTCGTGGGATCGTTCCCAGAAGTTGTCCTGCATATTCCAAACCTCAAGTATCTTGACCTCAGGTTTAATAATTTTGAGGGGAAATTGCCTCCTGAGCTCTTCAACAAGAAATTGGATGGCCTGTTCTTGAACGACAACAGGTTCACATCCACCATTCCTGACACGCTTGGTAACTCCCCTGTCTCAGTTCTTGTGGTCGCCAACAATGATCTTGAGGGCTGCATCCCTAACAGCATTGGAAAGATGGTAAACACTTTGAACGAGATCATCTTGTCCAACAACAAGTTTGCTGGGTGTTTGCCTCCTGAAATCGGATATCTCTCAAAGGTGACTGTGTTTGATATTAGTTCAAACACATTCAGTGGGATCTTGTCCAAAACTTTCAAAGGCCTAGAGAAGTTGGAAGAGGTGGATATTTCACACAACATGCTAACTGGGTTTGTTCCTGAGAGTATATGCACATTGCCAAACTTAGTGAACTTCACATTCTCTGATAACTTCTTCAATGGTGAGACCCAAGAATGTGTACCGTCTTCTCGGAAGAACGTTGTGTTTGATGACATAAGCAACTGCTTACCAGATAGGCCTCAACAAAAGTTAGCAAAAGAATGTCAAGTTGTTGTTAGCAAACCAGTGGATTGCGGTAAGGCAAAGTGTGGAGGTGGACAAGGAGGTGGACAAGGACCATCAAAACCATCTCAGCCTCCAGTTGAGAAGCCAAAGACACCAAAGCCAGAACAACCTAAACAACAACCTCCTCCACAACCTAAGCAACAACCACCAAAACCATCACCGGAATCGGTTCCAACACCTTCTACACCCAAACCACAACCCCCTAAAGAAGAACCTCCCAAGAAGGAACAACCCCCCAAAGAGGAGCCACCAAAGGAACAACCTCCAAAAGAGGAGCCACCCAAGGAACAACCTCCCAAGGAGGAGCCACCCAAGGAACAACCTCCCAAGGAGGAGCCACCAAAAGAACAACCACCCAAGGAGGAGCCACCAAAGGAGGAACCACCCAAGGAAGAGCCACCAAAGGAAGAACCACCCAAAGAGCAGCCACAAAAGGAAGAACCTCACAAAGAGCAGCCACCAAAGGAAGAGCCACCAAAGGAAGAACCACCCAAGGAGGAGCCACCAAAGGAAGAACAACCCAAAGAGCAACCACCAAAGGAAGAACGTCCTAAGGAGCAGCCACCAAAAGAAGAACCACCCAAGGAGGAGCCACCAAAGGAAGAACCTCCCAAAGAGGAGCCACCAAAGGAAGAACCTCCCAAGGAGGAGCTACCCAAAGAACAGCCTCCTAAAGAGGAACCACCCAAAGAACAGCCTCCTAAGGAGGAGCCACCCAAGGAGCAACCTCCCAAAGAAGAGCCACCAAAGGAAGCACCTCCCAAAGAGGAGCCACCCAAAGAACAGCCTCTCAAAGAGGAACCACCTAAAGAAACTCTCACACCAGAACCATCTCCAGAACCAGTTGCTAGCCCCCCTGAAATAGTTGAAGAAGGACCACCACCACCTGAGCCTACCACTACAAGTCCTAGGGTTCCAgttcatcctcctcctccagcACCTGTAACAATGCCACCATCGCCTGAACCCACAGGGCAAAGTCCTGTATTTCCAATCcaccctcctcctccaccagTTCACTCTCTTCCACCACTAGTCAACTCACCCCTTCCACCAGTGCAATCACCTCCTCCACCAGTCCattctccaccaccacctgtCCACTCTCCACCACCAGCTCATTCTCCACCACCCCCAGTCCATTATCCTCCACCTCCAGTCCACTCTCCCCCACCACCGGTTCACTCTCCTCCACCCCCAGTCAACTCTCCTCCGCCCCCGGTTCACTCTCCTCCGCCCCCGGTTCACTCTCCTCCACCCCCAGTCAACTCTCCTCCGCCCCCGGTCCactctcctccaccac CAGTCAACTCTCCTCCGCCCCCGATCCactctcctccaccaccagCACCAGTCCACTCTCCACCACCCCCGGTCCAATCACCCCCACCACCAACACCAGTCCACTCTCCTCCACCTCCGATCCAATCACCTCCACCACCAGCACCAATCCACTCTCCACCACCACCGGTCCACTCTCCTCCACCCCCGGTCCAATCACCCCCACCACCAACACCAATCCactctcctccaccaccaaTCCACTCTCCACCACCACCGATCCACTCTCCTCCACCACCGGTCCACTCTCCACCACCCCCGGTCCAATCACCCCCACCACCAGCACCAGTCCACTCTCCACCACCACCGGTCTACTCTCCTCCACCCCCGGTCCAATCACCCCCACCACCAGCACCAGTCCACTCTCCACCACCACCGGTCCACTCTCCTCCACCACCGGTCCACTCTCCTCCACCACCTGTCCATTCTCCACCACCCCCGATCCAATCACCCCCACCACCAGCACCAGTCTACTCGCCGCCACCTCCAGTccaatcaccaccaccacctacCCAGTCTCCACCGCCTCCAGAAAACTCTCCTCCCCcaccttctccttctccttcaccTCCTCCTCTCGTTGTCTCATCACCCCCTCCAGTAGATGACTTTGTCCTGCCACCAACCTTCGGCTCCCAATACTCATCTCCACCTCCACCAATGTTCCAGGGCTACTAA
- the LOC117624748 gene encoding pollen-specific leucine-rich repeat extensin-like protein 1 isoform X3 gives MQGSGCFLVFFLFFSSFSSFSSALTNAEASSIARRQLLALPEGGDFPDHYEFEVELNLNFPNTRLRRAYIALQAWKKAIYSDPLKTTENWVGANVCSYTGVFCAKALDDPELEVVAGIDLNHADIAGYLPVELGLLTDIALFHINSNRFCGIIPKSFSRLTLLHEFDVSNNRFVGSFPEVVLHIPNLKYLDLRFNNFEGKLPPELFNKKLDGLFLNDNRFTSTIPDTLGNSPVSVLVVANNDLEGCIPNSIGKMVNTLNEIILSNNKFAGCLPPEIGYLSKVTVFDISSNTFSGILSKTFKGLEKLEEVDISHNMLTGFVPESICTLPNLVNFTFSDNFFNGETQECVPSSRKNVVFDDISNCLPDRPQQKLAKECQVVVSKPVDCGKAKCGGGQGGGQGPSKPSQPPVEKPKTPKPEQPKQQPPPQPKQQPPKPSPESVPTPSTPKPQPPKEEPPKKEQPPKEEPPKEQPPKEEPPKEQPPKEEPPKEQPPKEEPPKEQPPKEEPPKEEPPKEEPPKEEPPKEQPQKEEPHKEQPPKEEPPKEEPPKEEPPKEEQPKEQPPKEERPKEQPPKEEPPKEEPPKEEPPKEEPPKEEPPKEELPKEQPPKEEPPKEQPPKEEPPKEQPPKEEPPKEAPPKEEPPKEQPLKEEPPKETLTPEPSPEPVASPPEIVEEGPPPPEPTTTSPRVPVHPPPPAPVTMPPSPEPTGQSPVFPIHPPPPPVHSLPPLVNSPLPPVQSPPPPVHSPPPPVHSPPPAHSPPPPVHYPPPPVHSPPPPVHSPPPPVNSPPPPVHSPPPPVHSPPPPVNSPPPPVHSPPPPAPVHSPPPPVQSPPPPTPVHSPPPPIQSPPPPAPIHSPPPPVHSPPPPVQSPPPPTPIHSPPPPIHSPPPPIHSPPPPVHSPPPPVQSPPPPAPVHSPPPPVYSPPPPVQSPPPPAPVHSPPPPVHSPPPPVHSPPPPVHSPPPPIQSPPPPAPVYSPPPPVQSPPPPTQSPPPPENSPPPPSPSPSPPPLVVSSPPPVDDFVLPPTFGSQYSSPPPPMFQGY, from the exons ATGCAGGGCTCTGGCTGCTTCctagttttctttcttttcttttcttcattctcttccttctcctcTGCTCTAACCAATGCCGAAGCGTCCTCTATTGCACGTAGACAGCTGTTAGCCCTCCCTGAAGGCGGTGACTTTCCTGATCATTATGAATTTGAGGTTGAGTTGAACCTGAACTTTCCCAACACCAGGCTTAGACGTGCATACATTGCACTTCAAGCATGGAAAAAGGCCATATACTCAGACCCTCTTAAAACAACAGAGAACTGGGTTGGTGCTAATGTCTGCTCTTATACCGGAGTGTTCTGTGCAAAAGCTCTTGATGACCCAGAATTAGAGGTTGTGGCTGGCATTGATCTCAACCATGCCGACATTGCAGGATACCTTCCTGTTGAATTAGGCCTGTTGACCGACATCGCCTTGTTCCACATAAACTCCAACAGGTTCTGTGGTATCATCCCCAAGAGCTTCTCTAGGCTAACTCTTCTCCATGAGTTCGATGTTAGCAACAACCGATTCGTGGGATCGTTCCCAGAAGTTGTCCTGCATATTCCAAACCTCAAGTATCTTGACCTCAGGTTTAATAATTTTGAGGGGAAATTGCCTCCTGAGCTCTTCAACAAGAAATTGGATGGCCTGTTCTTGAACGACAACAGGTTCACATCCACCATTCCTGACACGCTTGGTAACTCCCCTGTCTCAGTTCTTGTGGTCGCCAACAATGATCTTGAGGGCTGCATCCCTAACAGCATTGGAAAGATGGTAAACACTTTGAACGAGATCATCTTGTCCAACAACAAGTTTGCTGGGTGTTTGCCTCCTGAAATCGGATATCTCTCAAAGGTGACTGTGTTTGATATTAGTTCAAACACATTCAGTGGGATCTTGTCCAAAACTTTCAAAGGCCTAGAGAAGTTGGAAGAGGTGGATATTTCACACAACATGCTAACTGGGTTTGTTCCTGAGAGTATATGCACATTGCCAAACTTAGTGAACTTCACATTCTCTGATAACTTCTTCAATGGTGAGACCCAAGAATGTGTACCGTCTTCTCGGAAGAACGTTGTGTTTGATGACATAAGCAACTGCTTACCAGATAGGCCTCAACAAAAGTTAGCAAAAGAATGTCAAGTTGTTGTTAGCAAACCAGTGGATTGCGGTAAGGCAAAGTGTGGAGGTGGACAAGGAGGTGGACAAGGACCATCAAAACCATCTCAGCCTCCAGTTGAGAAGCCAAAGACACCAAAGCCAGAACAACCTAAACAACAACCTCCTCCACAACCTAAGCAACAACCACCAAAACCATCACCGGAATCGGTTCCAACACCTTCTACACCCAAACCACAACCCCCTAAAGAAGAACCTCCCAAGAAGGAACAACCCCCCAAAGAGGAGCCACCAAAGGAACAACCTCCAAAAGAGGAGCCACCCAAGGAACAACCTCCCAAGGAGGAGCCACCCAAGGAACAACCTCCCAAGGAGGAGCCACCAAAAGAACAACCACCCAAGGAGGAGCCACCAAAGGAGGAACCACCCAAGGAAGAGCCACCAAAGGAAGAACCACCCAAAGAGCAGCCACAAAAGGAAGAACCTCACAAAGAGCAGCCACCAAAGGAAGAGCCACCAAAGGAAGAACCACCCAAGGAGGAGCCACCAAAGGAAGAACAACCCAAAGAGCAACCACCAAAGGAAGAACGTCCTAAGGAGCAGCCACCAAAAGAAGAACCACCCAAGGAGGAGCCACCAAAGGAAGAACCTCCCAAAGAGGAGCCACCAAAGGAAGAACCTCCCAAGGAGGAGCTACCCAAAGAACAGCCTCCTAAAGAGGAACCACCCAAAGAACAGCCTCCTAAGGAGGAGCCACCCAAGGAGCAACCTCCCAAAGAAGAGCCACCAAAGGAAGCACCTCCCAAAGAGGAGCCACCCAAAGAACAGCCTCTCAAAGAGGAACCACCTAAAGAAACTCTCACACCAGAACCATCTCCAGAACCAGTTGCTAGCCCCCCTGAAATAGTTGAAGAAGGACCACCACCACCTGAGCCTACCACTACAAGTCCTAGGGTTCCAgttcatcctcctcctccagcACCTGTAACAATGCCACCATCGCCTGAACCCACAGGGCAAAGTCCTGTATTTCCAATCcaccctcctcctccaccagTTCACTCTCTTCCACCACTAGTCAACTCACCCCTTCCACCAGTGCAATCACCTCCTCCACCAGTCCattctccaccaccacctgtCCACTCTCCACCACCAGCTCATTCTCCACCACCCCCAGTCCATTATCCTCCACCTCCAGTCCACTCTCCCCCACCACCGGTTCACTCTCCTCCACCCCCAGTCAACTCTCCTCCGCCCCCGGTTCACTCTCCTCCGCCCCCGGTTCACTCTCCTCCACCCCCAGTCAACTCTCCTCCGCCCCCGGTCCactctcctccaccaccagCACCAGTCCactctc CACCACCCCCGGTCCAATCACCCCCACCACCAACACCAGTCCACTCTCCTCCACCTCCGATCCAATCACCTCCACCACCAGCACCAATCCACTCTCCACCACCACCGGTCCACTCTCCTCCACCCCCGGTCCAATCACCCCCACCACCAACACCAATCCactctcctccaccaccaaTCCACTCTCCACCACCACCGATCCACTCTCCTCCACCACCGGTCCACTCTCCACCACCCCCGGTCCAATCACCCCCACCACCAGCACCAGTCCACTCTCCACCACCACCGGTCTACTCTCCTCCACCCCCGGTCCAATCACCCCCACCACCAGCACCAGTCCACTCTCCACCACCACCGGTCCACTCTCCTCCACCACCGGTCCACTCTCCTCCACCACCTGTCCATTCTCCACCACCCCCGATCCAATCACCCCCACCACCAGCACCAGTCTACTCGCCGCCACCTCCAGTccaatcaccaccaccacctacCCAGTCTCCACCGCCTCCAGAAAACTCTCCTCCCCcaccttctccttctccttcaccTCCTCCTCTCGTTGTCTCATCACCCCCTCCAGTAGATGACTTTGTCCTGCCACCAACCTTCGGCTCCCAATACTCATCTCCACCTCCACCAATGTTCCAGGGCTACTAA